GCGAGAACCTCCTTGACTGAGCCCTTCCTCACGGCATCACCCTCTTGAGGTTCCCCTTCCAGTCCTTTATAACCCAGCCATGGCCCGGGAGACCAAAGTCCACCTCGAAACCGGCAAGCCTCTCAAGGCTCTTTCTGAGCTCTTCCCCGCTTCCCGTCGGGAGGTCGGTTCTTCCAACGGTTCCGTTGAAGACCGTATCTCCGGTGAACATCAGTTTGGTCTCCCCGTCGAGGTAGAGACAGGTACTCCCGGCGGTGTGTCCGGGCGTGTGAACCACCTTCAGCCTCAGCTTTCCCACCTTCAGCTCGTCCCCGTCCTCCAGCTTGGCGTGGACTTCATGGGGCTTAAAGCGTTCCCCGTAGGCGTAGTCGAGGATTATCCTTGAGAGGCCCCGTTCAATGACTTCAGCAACTATCCTGTGTGCGGCGAAGGAGACCTTAATTCCAAGGCCTTCAAGGAGGCTTTTGAAGGCCAGGTTGCCCCCGATGTGGTCGAAGTGCTCGTGGGTGTTGAATACCACCACTTTCCTGAGGCCATCGAGGTAGCCCTCTCCCGCTAAAAGTCCGATGTAGTCCCTGACTCTCTTCCCCGTCCCGGTGTCCACTATCAGGGCTTCCCGGCCACTCCTAACCAGATAGATGTTGGAGTCCCAATCAAGTCCCTTTAGCATCACGGTGCTGGGAGGTATCTCCACCGGCACCAGCTCGGGCATTATGACCTCCAAGCTTTCACCTCCAAAAGGGCTCGAGGGGGGACCGCGTCTTCATCTCGGGGGGAGCGAGTCCCCGTCAGGAGGGATGAATCTCTTCATCGCCCAGAATAGTTCCCCGAAGGGTTCAAAAAAGTTTGGAAGGGGTTAGACCCACTTGGACTCGTCCAGCTCGCCCTCGGTCTTTGCAACTATCGTCGTTCCCGTGAGGTCGCCGGTGACGTTCACCATTGTCCTTCCCATGTCGAGTATAGCGTCTATTCCAAGAATCATGGCGTAAGCCAAAGCCACCGGGCTTCCTGCGGTGAGGTTGAGGCCGACACTCTGGAGAACCATCGCGAGCATTATCGCTCCTGCACCGGGAACGCCAGCGGTTCCTATCGATGCCAGAACCGCCGTAAGGACGACAACGAGTTGCTGACCGAGCGTTAGCGGGTGGCCTATGGCGTTCGCCACGAAGAGAACAGTCACACCCTGGTAGAGCGCCGTTCCGTCCATGTTTATCGTTGCCCCGAGGGGCAGGGTGAAGGAGTAGATGCCCTTGTCGATGCCCATCTCCTCCTCGGCAACGCGCATGGTTACCGGCAGTGTTCCGCTTGAGCTCCTCGTGACGAAGGCTGTGAGCATGGCATCCTTGGCCTTCTTGATGAACTTTATCGGGTCTATCCCAAAGATTTTGAGCAGGACGAAGTAGACCAGGACAATCTGGAGTGTTAGACCGACGTAAACCGCCAGAACCACTTTCGCCAGCGGGCCTATGACCTTGACTCCCTGCTCTGCCATAACGTAGGCTATGAGGGCGAAGACACCTATTGGTGCGTACTGCATAACCCCCGCAACTATAATGTACATCGCCTCGGCAAGGCCGTCAAAGAACCTGAGGAGCGTCGTGCCAGCTTCCTTAAGCCTTTTGTCGTTCTTGTTTATGAGGTACGTTATCGCGATTCCAAGGATTATCGCGAAGAATATGACCGGTAGGACTTCACCCTTGGCAAGCGAAGCGAATGGGTTCGTTGGAACTATGTTGAGCAGTGTCTGGACGAGTGACGGCGGTTTTGCCTCTATTGCCTTTCCCGTTCCCGTTCCGAGGTGTATTCCCGTGCCGACCCTGAAGGCCCTGCCCACTATAAGGCCGAAGAGAACCGCCATCGCCGAAGTTAGGAGGTAGTAGAGCACTATCTTGAGGCCAACCCTTCCAAGCCTTGCGGGGCTTATGCTGGCAGCACCGACTACTAGAGATGCAAGGACTATCGGCATCACCAGCATCTTCAACAGGCGCACAAAGAGGTCACCGAAGGGCTTTACGTAAGTCTTAACGACACCGGCATAGCCGTAGTGCCCGGCTATCAGGCCGAAGATTGCACCAAGAATCAGACCCCAGAGGATTTTCCAGAGGACTGGGTAGTCCAGATATCGCCTCCATAGGCTCTTGCCCATTTCGGTACACCCCCGAATAGCTGTGCATCAATGCACTTTATCTGTGAACAGAAGGTAATATTAACCTTTTGACGCTAATTTACGTCGTTGTGACAATTATCTAAACCTCAGCGATACGTCGCCGTGTAGTATTTTCAAGGGGCCTTCCTCAGTCTCCAGAAGGAGGGAGCCGTCCTCCAGAACGTCCCTGGCTATTCCGGAGACAACGCCCTCATCAGTTATCACTTTGACGAATTTTCCAAGTATTAAAGTCCTCCTTCTTGTTTCGTCTATAACTTTCAGGGGGCTTTCCTCAAAGACTCTGTACCACCTTTCGAGGGCTTTGAGGAGAACCGGGAGGACTTCCTCTAACGGCACTTCCCTTCCAAGGAGTTCCCTCATCGATGTCGCGCTTTCTTTAAGCTCTTCCGGTATCTCGTTGTTTACGTTAAGGCCAATTCCCATAACCACGAACTTCCCGGCCTTCCCCTCGGTCAGGATTCCGGCTATCTTCTTTTCCCCGACCCAGACGTCGTTGGGCCACTTAATCCAGCCCGTTATTCCGAACTCAGCTAGGGTCTCCCTCACTGCCAAAGCCCCAACGAAGACGAGCCTCGGGTCTGTCTTTTCCGGCTTCAAGATTACGCTCATCC
The sequence above is a segment of the Thermococcus sp. genome. Coding sequences within it:
- a CDS encoding MBL fold metallo-hydrolase, whose protein sequence is MPELVPVEIPPSTVMLKGLDWDSNIYLVRSGREALIVDTGTGKRVRDYIGLLAGEGYLDGLRKVVVFNTHEHFDHIGGNLAFKSLLEGLGIKVSFAAHRIVAEVIERGLSRIILDYAYGERFKPHEVHAKLEDGDELKVGKLRLKVVHTPGHTAGSTCLYLDGETKLMFTGDTVFNGTVGRTDLPTGSGEELRKSLERLAGFEVDFGLPGHGWVIKDWKGNLKRVMP
- a CDS encoding dicarboxylate/amino acid:cation symporter; this encodes MGKSLWRRYLDYPVLWKILWGLILGAIFGLIAGHYGYAGVVKTYVKPFGDLFVRLLKMLVMPIVLASLVVGAASISPARLGRVGLKIVLYYLLTSAMAVLFGLIVGRAFRVGTGIHLGTGTGKAIEAKPPSLVQTLLNIVPTNPFASLAKGEVLPVIFFAIILGIAITYLINKNDKRLKEAGTTLLRFFDGLAEAMYIIVAGVMQYAPIGVFALIAYVMAEQGVKVIGPLAKVVLAVYVGLTLQIVLVYFVLLKIFGIDPIKFIKKAKDAMLTAFVTRSSSGTLPVTMRVAEEEMGIDKGIYSFTLPLGATINMDGTALYQGVTVLFVANAIGHPLTLGQQLVVVLTAVLASIGTAGVPGAGAIMLAMVLQSVGLNLTAGSPVALAYAMILGIDAILDMGRTMVNVTGDLTGTTIVAKTEGELDESKWV
- a CDS encoding biotin--[acetyl-CoA-carboxylase] ligase, coding for MKWRIIRLEEVGSTNDYARGIAEESPEGTVVIAKRQTAGRGRKGRKWASPEGGLWMSVILKPEKTDPRLVFVGALAVRETLAEFGITGWIKWPNDVWVGEKKIAGILTEGKAGKFVVMGIGLNVNNEIPEELKESATSMRELLGREVPLEEVLPVLLKALERWYRVFEESPLKVIDETRRRTLILGKFVKVITDEGVVSGIARDVLEDGSLLLETEEGPLKILHGDVSLRFR